The nucleotide window TGGTTCTATGTACCGAGTTTCTCTTGTTTTGTATTCTGGTGCAGTTTGTTTTATAATTCTTCATCTGAATGGGATAATTATGAATCTTATGTGCATACCCCTTTTTGTACAACCAAATTGACGTTGCATTTGTTTGATATGTTTTCCTTCAGGTGCTGATGCAAGGTGTTTGTTGTATCTGAGAATTCAGAATATGGGTTCTCGGTTTCCATCCCACCAATTAAGTAATGGGCTTTATGTCTCTGGGCGACCTGAGCAACCAAAGGAGAAGGCTCCGGTTGTTTGCTCTGCAGCTATGCCATACACTGGGGGTGACATCAAGAAATCAGGAGAACTAGGGAAAATGTTTGATCTCCATGCTGAGAAGTCACGGAAATCTGGCCCTTTGGGTAATCAACCTTCAAGGAATACTTCATTTGGTGGTGCTGCTTCCAATTCTGGACCAGTATCTAGTGCTGCTTCTCGATCCAACTACTCTGGCTCTATTTCAGCAGCGGTTCCTGGCACTGGAGGTTCGGCAAGGGCAAAATCTAATTCTGGACCGCTCAATAAGCATGGAGAACCAACAAAGAGATCCTCTGGCCCCCAGTCAGGAGGAGTGACCCCAATGGCTCGCCAGAATTCTGGCCATCTACCGCCTATTCTTCCGACAACTGGGCTCATCACATCAGGACCTATCTCCTCTGGACAGTTGAACTCATCTGGTGCTCTACGAAAAGTATCAGGCACTCTTGATTCTACTGTTTCGATGAAGATGCGTGCCACCTCTTCTGCTTACAACCCGGCTGTTACAAATCTTAATGAGCAAAATAGCTACTCAATTAAGGCCAGTTTGCCAAAGCCGATACTATGGGCGGCTATTCTGCTCTTTGCGATGGGGTTCATAGCAGGTGGCTTCATTCTAGCTGCTGTTCATAATTCGATTTTGCTGGTAGTTGTTGTGGTGATATTTGGATTTGTTGCTGCGCTCTTGGTTTGGAACATTTGCTGGGGAACAAGAggcatgactaggtttgtcagTCGCTATCCTGATGCTGATCTTAGAATTACGAAAGATGGAGAGTATGTGAAGGTCACAGGGGTATGTGTAATGCTGGTCACCTTTTTGGACTCATTAAATTATTTCATCTATTCATTCCTTCCCTTAATGTTTTACATTTAATTTTCTGCTTTCTGTTTTTGTCATATATTTGTTCGCTATTGTTACAATTTAGAAGTAATTCTCAAATTACATTGTTTCTTTGCCAGTTCTGGTGTGTTGCTGAATTGCATTGTTAACTCGTAATGTAGCAATGCTACGTGTGTCTCACATGCACTGTTTAGTTTAGAAAAATGAGAAGGTCATTTAAAGTTTCAAAAAAATGCAGCAAAAATTCAGTCATGTACATATGGTAGTATTACTATGTAGGTGCAAGCATATATTATGCACTAAATTTTTGTGCACtaagttttttttctttttgcacAAGACACAAGCATATGCATGCTTGTACCCCAAACATAAAGTCTACACATAATACTCACTCATCTGCATGTGCAATTGTTTTTAGATCTTTTTGAAAGAATGGAAAATATTATTTTTGTTCCAGGAGCACATGCTACCAAGGTCACTTAGTCACCACGCTACTAGCTGTTTCAGTATTActtcctccgtcccataatataagagcgtttttcaTACTAGTATAGTGTaaaaaatgctcttatattatgagacgggGGGAGTAAGGTAATTCATACATAGGTTGGCAGAATACCGCAGATGGTTCCAAAAAGTAAACTTGGTCGCAGAGATCCATACCATGACAAGACAACATATATTATGCTTAAAGAGAGATGTGATGTTTTCCTAGTACAAGGACATGAATTCAATTGTGCATCTTGTAATAATATATTCATTTCTCCATAATTTTTTTCATTGTTAGCTTATGGTCATAACTGTTTTAAGCAGTAGCGCTTTTATATTCAGTAGTAATAGGATCTTATTTATCGTATTTAACTTGACAGGTTGTTACTTGTGGAAATTTCCCCCTTGAGTCCTCATTTCAAAGGGTTCCAAGATGTGTATACACTTCGTCCTGCTTGTATGAGTATAGGGGTTGGGACTCAAAAGCTGCCAACACTCAGCATCGCCGATTTACTTGGGGATTACGTTCAATTGAAGTGAGTTTCTTATTAGCTAGAATTTTTCAtcaccaagatgatgtggatctCATAATCCTACAATAATGAGGCAATATAAGGATTTAACTGAAAATCCCAACTATTGCAACTCTTATTGTTAATAATTTTTCCTCTTACATTTACCTTTTGGATACAACTACTGCAGCGGCATGCGGTCGATTTCTACATCTCTGATTTCCAATCTGGGTTGCGAGCATTGGTCAAAATAGGATATGGTGCAAGGCTAATCCCATATGTCGATGAAGCTGTTGTTATTGACATAAATCCAGAAAACAAGGACATGTCCCCTGAATTTTTGAGATGGCTACGGGAAAGGAACCTCTCAAGTGATGATCGTATAATGCGCCTAAAAGAAGGGTATTACTGTTTCTTGTTCTGGCTTTTGCACCTCTATCGTATTCATAGCTACCCATTTCATTTGACATGGATGTTTACATCGCAGTTACATTAAGGAGGGAAACACTGTTAGTGTCATCGGTGTTGTTCAAAGGAACGATAATGTGCTGATGATTGTTCCACCACCTGAACCCTTCAACACTGGTTGCCAGTGGGGCAAGTGCCTCCTCCCAACTAGCCTTGATGGACTAGTCTTAAGATGTGAAGACACGTCGAACGGTGATGTAATTCCAGTATAGCTATCTAGCCTCGTTCTGGCAGTTCACCTGGGGAAAAGGGAAAACAATATTTGACTTTGGGTTCATTTTATGGATTGAAAAATGTGCAAATGCAAGGTGTGATTAAGGTTTAGTACAATATTGATAGTCAGTTGCCCACGGCTTGATTGTGTAGTATTTTTTTGCATTTTGCTCTTTTTTGGTTGGGCAATGAATACTTGTAAGATTGATGGCTTCAGTACTACCATGGAGCTCTTTGGAGTTAGAGTGGAACCATGTTCATATGTCTTTTTTTTTTTGGTTTGTAGCATTACAGCATCATAAACCATTCTCCAGTTCCCCTATCTGTATCTATACTTTATACACAACTCCAGCTCTCATGGTAGATATGTTCTCATCGAGGATGAAGCTCCGTCAATTTATCTTTACCAGGGTTTGTTGTGTCACTATCATCATGTCAATTTATCTTTACCAGGGTTTGTTGTGTCACTATCATCATGCTGAGCGCATGCTTACATGAGCAGACATGTTGCactttagagcaactccaatggtgtaggatctagaagtagatgtgtctagaggggggtgattagacacttagtgctaaagttgcaatttttatgcctttttggtttgagtggagttttagacacaatttcaacatacacaatacatatcaagcaagcatgcaaagagtatatgagcagcggaatgtaaagcattcaacttgcaagaatgtaaaggaaagggtttggagaattcaaacgcaattggagacatggatgtttttctcgtggttcggataggtggtgctatcctacatccacgttgatgaagacttcaacccacgaagggtaacggttgcgcgagtccacggagggctccacccacaaagggtaacggttgcgcgagtccacgaagggctccacccacgaagggtccacaaagaagcaaccacccacaaagggtccacgaagtagcaaccttgtctatcccaccatggccatcgccaacgaaggacttgcctcactagcggtagatcttcacgaagtaggcgatctccttgcccttacaaactccttggttcaactccacaatcttgtcggaggctcccaagtgacacctaaccaatctaggagacaccactcttcaagaagtaacaaatggtgtgtaggtaatgaactccttgctcttgtgcttcaaatgatagtcttcccaacactcaactctctcataggatttggatttggtggaaagaagatttgagtggaaagcaacttggggaaggctagagatcaagattcatatggtaggaatggaatatcttggcctcaacacatgagtaggtggttctctctcagaacataagagttggaattgtgtatgtattctgatggctctctccacgaatgaagaggaggtggaggggtatatatagcctccacacaaaatccaaccgttacacacagttttccaatctcggtgggaccgaatcaacaaactcggtcggaccgaaaaggtaaacctagtgaccgttagagattttggtgggaccgactggatcaactcggtgggaccgatgtgctagggttagggtaaatccagaactcggtttgaccgattactcagactcggtgggaccgatttgggtaacaagtgaaactgagatttggtcaagcaaactcggtgggaccgattacatatctcggtgggaccgagaatattgcaatgggtaacaaagagtttgcaagcccatctcggtgagaccgaactgattagtgtttggcagtggcttatgacaagtgaaactcggtggcgccggatagaaagaatcggtaggtccgagtttggctttgggtttaggtcatatgtggaagtgggaaagtagctgaggattttggagcatatcattaagcacatgaagcaagaggctcattaagcaacacctcatccctccttgatagtattggcttttcctatggactcaatgtgatcttggatcactaaaatgtaaaatgaggagtcttgagctttaagctttagccaatcctttgtccttagcatcttgaaggagttcccacaacctttagtccatgccactccattgttgaacttatctgaaacatgctagatagaaatgttagtccaacaagagatatgttgtcatcaattatcaaaaccacctagggagcacttgtgctttcaaatGGGGCCACCCATTTCTTCCGCCGCCGTCCGTTAGGGTTGGTGCGGACACAAAAGGCGGCCCAAcacgccgacccaaacggacacgCGTTCGCTTTTCATCCGCGGACATGAGACGGACGCGCGCTCGCCCTCTCCCCTCTCGGGCCTGTTGTTCGGTGGCACATTACCCTCTCCCCATTCAACAGCGCACCCTCGCCTGCCTCCTTTGTCACCGACACCGCCGGCCAGTTCAACATAGATAGTACCATATATAGTTCATAGCATAGACTGTTAAAGAAAAGATGAACTACTCACCGACACCGCCGGCCAGTTCAACATAGATAGTACCATATATAGTTCATAGCATAGACTGTTAAAGAAAAGATGAACTACTCGCCGTGGTGGCCGAATAATATAAGGATACATAGATAGTTCATAGCATAGACTGTTAAAAGAAAAGATCAATTACTTGTCGTTTTCCGACTCCGACTCGGTAATGTCCTTCTCCGACGTCTGAATGTAGGCGTCAGCATACCGCTCGTCCTCGAAGTCCCAGGACGACGCTTCTCCTAACTTCATGTTCAATTGAGCGGCCTGCTTCCGCGCACGCTTGTCCTTCCGATAGGCGGCTCGCTCCGTCCTCCTCGCCTTCCTCTCCATCCTCCGTTATTTGTAGAACTGGCGCTCGTTGATGATGTCCTGCGGGAAGCGTTCGCGCCACATCGCCATGGCTTCCACGTCCATCCCGGCGATGGCGAGGCGACGCTGCCGCCTCTGGTTGTCACAACGATCCTCGTCAGTGAAAAGTCGCGGGAGAGGCGCGAGATCCTGCGCCCGCTGGCTCGTTGACACGTCGGGAAAATTCATCTCCCGACGAGGCCGCCAGAGGCGCCACGCTGCCGCGTCGTACGCGCGGGCCGCCTCCTCTGCGGTGTCGAAGGTGCCGAGATTGAGGCGTTTTTCGCCAAACCAGATTTCGGAGGAGAAGGCGCCGGAGCGGCGCTCGCGGACTCCGCGAAAATCCGAAGCGCCCAGGCGGCGCATCGACATAGTGGCGCAGAGGCGGCGAGGCGAGTGAGAGGCGGCGAAGTGAGTGGGCGGCCGACAGAGTATGGAGGGAACGCCTTCTTAATAACGCGAGCCGGACGTGGCCCGCCAAAACCAGCGCGCGCTAGGGCGCTCAATTCCCCGCACGCGCGATCCTTTCCCGCGCGCTGGAGCGCCAAAACCAGGGCGACGACATGGCCGCTGGCATGATCTATGGCCATGGGCCTTTTTCTAAAAATTGCGCGCGAACATGAAATGGATCAGCGCGTTGGGCGCCCTGCCGACTCAAATCTAAAAGAGGCCAGACGCCGAGCgggcggccgacccaaacggacaaaaaacGAACGAAATCGCTGTCCGTTtgggtcgccccattggagttgctcttactATCTGTGTCGGTGGACATTCCCTTCCCGTTTTCGTGTGGAAGTTCCTTAGGGCGTTGGCATTTTCGTGTGGAAGTtccttagggcatctccaacgtggTTTGCTAAATGTTTGGTTCCGACATTTTTTGCCATCCAATGTCGGTCGCTAAATTTTTCTGGACTTTTGCGGATGCTT belongs to Triticum urartu cultivar G1812 chromosome 7, Tu2.1, whole genome shotgun sequence and includes:
- the LOC125518612 gene encoding uncharacterized membrane protein At1g16860-like, giving the protein MGSRFPSHQLSNGLYVSGRPEQPKEKAPVVCSAAMPYTGGDIKKSGELGKMFDLHAEKSRKSGPLGNQPSRNTSFGGAASNSGPVSSAASRSNYSGSISAAVPGTGGSARAKSNSGPLNKHGEPTKRSSGPQSGGVTPMARQNSGHLPPILPTTGLITSGPISSGQLNSSGALRKVSGTLDSTVSMKMRATSSAYNPAVTNLNEQNSYSIKASLPKPILWAAILLFAMGFIAGGFILAAVHNSILLVVVVVIFGFVAALLVWNICWGTRGMTRFVSRYPDADLRITKDGEYVKVTGVVTCGNFPLESSFQRVPRCVYTSSCLYEYRGWDSKAANTQHRRFTWGLRSIERHAVDFYISDFQSGLRALVKIGYGARLIPYVDEAVVIDINPENKDMSPEFLRWLRERNLSSDDRIMRLKEGYIKEGNTVSVIGVVQRNDNVLMIVPPPEPFNTGCQWGKCLLPTSLDGLVLRCEDTSNGDVIPV